In one Lolium rigidum isolate FL_2022 chromosome 3, APGP_CSIRO_Lrig_0.1, whole genome shotgun sequence genomic region, the following are encoded:
- the LOC124702350 gene encoding probable pre-mRNA-splicing factor ATP-dependent RNA helicase DEAH3 isoform X3, giving the protein MGTERKRKVSLFDVVDQTSVSAKLGRAGINGAAAAANPSINPWNGRPYSARYFEILEKRRTLPVWQQKDDFLRVLRDNQTLILVGETGSGKTTQIPQFVLEAEGLSTRSMVACTQPRRVAAMSVSRRVAEEMDVTIGEEVGYSIRFEDCSSNKTVLKYLTDGMLLREAMADPLLERYKVIVLDEAHERTLATDVLFGLLKEVLKNRPDLKLVVMSATLEAEKFQGYFSSAPLMKVPGRLHPVEIFYTQEPERDYLEAAIRTVVQIHMCEPAGDILVFLTGEEEIEDACRKINKEVNNMGDQVGPVKVVPLYSTLPPAMQQKIFDAAPPPLREGGPAGRKIVVSTNIAETSLTIDGIVYVIDPGFSKQKVYNPRIRVESLLVSPISKASAHQRAGRAGRTQPGKCFRLYTEKSFSGDLQEQTYPEILRSNLANTVLTLKKLGIDDLVHFDFMDPPAPETLMRALEVLNYLGALDDEGNLTPLGEMMSEFPLDPQMSKMLVISPKYNCSNEILSVSAMLSDSCCMLSYSDKANDDVSPLCIC; this is encoded by the exons atggggACGGAGCGGAAGCGCAAGGTCAGCCTCTTCGACGTGGTCGACCAGACCTCCGTGTCCGCCAAGCTCGGCCGCGCCGGAAtcaacggcgccgccgccgccgccaatccgtcCATCAACCCCTGGAACGGCCGGCCCTATTCCGCGCGCTACTTCGAGATCCTCGAGAAGCGCCGCACGCTCCCCGTGTGGCAGCAGAAGGACgacttcctccgcgtcctccgcgACAACCAGACCCTCATCCTCGTCGGAGAAACCGGGAGTGGCAAGACCACCCAG ATTCCCCAATTCGTGCTCGAGGCGGAAGGTCTGAGCACCCGCTCCATGGTGGCCTGCACGCAGCCGCGGAGGGTCGCGGCAATGTCGGTCTCCCGGCGTGTCGCAGAGGAGATGGACGTCACGATCGGGGAGGAGGTTGGTTACAGCATCCGGTTCGAAGACTGCAGCAGCAACAAAACCGTTCTCAA ATATTTGACAGATGGTATGCTTCTGAGGGAAGCAATGGCAGACCCGCTCTTAGAGAGGTACAAGGTGATTGTGCTCGATGAGGCTCACGAGCGCACGTTGGCAACGGACGTTCTCTTTGGCCTTCTCAAGGAGGTTCTAAAGAACAGGCCTGACTTGAAGCTCGTTGTTATGAGTGCTACCCTTGAGGCAGAGAAATTCCAGGGTTATTTTAGCAGTGCACCATTGATGAAGGTTCCCGGTAGGCTTCACCCGGTCGAGATCTTCTATACGCAAGAGCCAGAAAGGGACTATCTGGAAGCTGCTATCAGGACTGTTGTGCAGATACATATGTGTGAACCTGCTGgtgatatccttgtgttccttaCTGGCGAAGAGGAGATTGAGGATGCCTGCCGGAAAATTAACAAGGAAGTTAATAACATGGGGGATCAGGTTGGCCCAGTTAAAGTCGTACCATTGTACTCTACTCTACCCCCTGCAATGCAGCAGAAGATTTTTGACGCTGCTCCACCTCCATTGAGAGAGGGAGGCCCTGCTGGAAGGAAAATTGTTGTGTCCACAAACATTGCTGAGACATCCTTGACCATCGACGGTATAGTGTATGTTATAGATCCAGGGTTTTCCAAACAGAAGGTTTACAATCCAAGGATAAGGGTGGAGTCCCTTCTGGTGTCCCCAATTTCCAAGGCTAGTGCGCATCAGAGAGCTGGTCGTGCCGGTAGAACGCAGCCTGGGAAGTGCTTCAGGTTGTACACAGAGAAGAGTTTTAGCGGGGATTTACAGGAGCAGACCTACCCAGAAATTCTTAGGTCAAACCTGGCAAATACAGTTCTGACACTGAAGAAGCTTGGAATTGACGATTTAGTGCATTTTGACTTCATGGATCCTCCTGCACCAGAAACTCTAATGAGGGCCTTAGAAGTTCTGAACTACTTGGGAGCACTCGATGATGAAGGCAACCTGACACCTCTTGGTGAAATGATGAGTGAGTTCCCCTTGGACCCCCAGATGTCAAAGATGCTTGTCATCAGTCCAAAGTACAACTGTTCAAATGAGATCCTCTCGGTATCTGCCATGCTCTCAG ATAGTTGCTGCATGTTGAGCTATTCTGACAAAGCAAATGATGACGTCTCGCCTCTTTGCATCTGCTGA